A stretch of Solenopsis invicta isolate M01_SB chromosome 9, UNIL_Sinv_3.0, whole genome shotgun sequence DNA encodes these proteins:
- the LOC105202174 gene encoding uncharacterized protein LOC105202174 codes for MTMTENVYVIKVKTKPPLSSLYPSERRYSASTVGGLSLVHFGLGALSLLLGTLALSLQGPILSVACLVPFVTGLLAWRRWYIDRNIAIFFYGCLFSLIVAILCFVVTIFDVAAVSNSTSGSLWPLEKILNTPHYSLHPAKDFTNDTHVDDITSMENNSFDVTEGYDSKINDSNKLPATLKSVSSELNVSNFGVDAKNDNHDDLMMTEASFIFEERMMISREVFQDKGTTNVTQESMNLTKEKTKTFWRTHYEDSTHARMLLTLNVLMASLLEIFWSLLSAKIAFCGMTNQLPDSGNAIVKSKTTRLPLQKRKSPAPKPDILDHDRRLSEALQNLQGLAGIGPRLPLPESNREFRERVERFLVNQAAHRIVEGA; via the coding sequence ATGACAATGACGGAGAACGTGTACGTTATCAAAGTGAAAACAAAACCGCCGTTGTCGTCTTTGTATCCATCGGAGCGTCGTTACTCGGCGTCAACAGTCGGCGGTCTGTCCTTGGTCCATTTTGGCCTCGGAGCGCTGTCCCTCCTTCTGGGCACCCTCGCCTTGTCCCTGCAGGGCCCAATTTTGTCTGTTGCGTGCCTGGTGCCGTTCGTGACAGGTCTCCTCGCTTGGCGACGTTGGTACATCGACCGGAACATCGCAATTTTCTTCTACGGTTGCCTCTTCTCGTTGATAGTCGCGATCCTCTGCTTCGTCGTTACAATCTTCGACGTTGCGGCGGTTTCCAACAGCACCAGTGGATCTCTATGGCCGTTGGAGAAGATCCTCAACACTCCACATTACTCCCTTCATCCTGCCAAGGATTTTACAAACGATACTCACGTGGATGATATTACGTCGATGGAAAATAATTCATTCGACGTAACTGAAGGTTATGACTCGAAGATTAACGACTCCAATAAATTACCTGCTACTTTAAAATCTGTCAGCAGCGAGTTAAACGTATCAAACTTCGGTGTGGATGCCAAAAACGACAATCACGATGATCTCATGATGACAGAAGCATCGTTTATATTTGAAGAAAGGATGATGATATCGAGAGAAGTTTTCCAGGACAAAGGCACTACAAACGTTACGCAAGAATCAATGAATTTAACGAAGGAAAAAACTAAGACTTTCTGGCGCACCCATTATGAGGACTCGACGCACGCCAGAATGTTACTGACCTTAAACGTCCTGATGGCATCTCTTTTGGAGATCTTCTGGTCGCTGCTCAGCGCAAAGATCGCGTTCTGCGGTATGACGAACCAATTACCAGACAGCGGTAATGCCATCGTCAAGTCAAAAACGACGAGATTGCCGCTACAAAAGAGAAAATCCCCGGCACCCAAACCAGACATCTTGGATCACGATCGCCGGTTGTCCGAGGCTCTTCAGAATTTGCAAGGTCTTGCTGGTATCGGACCGCGACTACCCTTACCGGAATCTAACAGAGAATTTAGAGAAAGAGTAGAGAGATTCTTAGTAAATCAGGCAGCGCATAGAATTGTTGAAGGCGCTTGA
- the LOC105202166 gene encoding uncharacterized protein LOC105202166: protein MKKMEMGILIFLIFVTQALLIVGKVILIHNILNHEMTLICMSEYDGGALVWNYRTSIVDYYGMNGLQKSDIMCKMNENRGCLESWTKQDWNLTDSLLTPMGPVFDQRWEKFRQFNVHDWMPKILTTNFNEVKLSFSVRTTDSIVILICKRDFCYWIIINSWNYTQPTIGKCPIRTSTAVCFSQLSQKLIQNSASEFKWQTFVITWNFDMGKIILYDTDKIIYSYTNFLTKKIQLNSSSDNNYYMLAASSGKGSIRLHTYKFLHTTVENATLTSPIFQIYDKVICVQLLVGLCVECDAQIILRDSTNDAVLVMAIIKGSTKAAVHGLPMWQSVTIKDNLINHSNNRVIIQLIPKLNNHNINPLWAIANVRQCPPNGTLRKNVISFHHKSIERPNVTCQKLFYNEHAIVSSKSSIKSDVNLDASYCPLGKIGPKCLVSCKYDLHNNFNCKGIQICYEDGCTCDAGFSGAHCFDSCDSNTYDYNCRKTCGSCLYNETLSNNRCDTRTGICSNGCNNTNTEFYIPPLCQTSIEKPNAPTIISINETAIWIIVNITWKDEYEEIPIYYSFVIQEHIKYNQQSWNKLFRNMTQVTKHFENVEPGFTYHIRLSLNISGVQIHSDWKVVETKCNPAENFDITSEENGMIIEQINSNQLYSCPARWYYLVIYNKDTNEEDVSTLVPSFPYEFKHLSAYTSFNVTISHKNRVLFSKSISVNNVSPTLYEAWKVPITTITSIFVVIVIASYLYRRKKQQWNEEQIRNEIALSQESVNCEHETTFRISNRIEFMGGLSHIYESISSLQASTPEALVTATTHSEEEEAEMVSLVKVKDFEKYVRQAIQSGLLDKQYKAIKKVMKNYTDDAYPDYINANYITGYQKEKRYIAMQGPEPNTVTDFWRMIWQENVLIICMLTNVVENEKTKCEQYWPHIDKKMKYGDITVLNKKQNIFADYSFRTFQVTYREETRKIEHLHYTAWPDYEVPLNTHSVVTYLKKLLSLSPGDGPMVVHYSGVEKTGIIILCDICLRRAAADGKVDVLAETISIRSERNNMINNKQQYLYAHLVLVECWFSISTPCNKMLITRIKKLKEQSLAVQQRLQDTAWQDEILGQDKVSRVYLKKYPISDGQSDYLPAVYVDGVKLQNQYLATQLPIQSTFETFWRMIAEYKVELIVMLQPPDPTCCEIAPTSGEFEPTPYLHITVKEVVKEKCYTSQKLLLVDNFEKPKRKQYVTITCLTEWKPGQDQPLPSVRSMVTFWQAAESIARSNGPTVTLCHDGVTGCGLYLALSFLLERMTVEKECDVYLAVRAVKRSRTDFVRSMEHLEYLYDAAVTYMEFFQNYANFL, encoded by the exons atgaaaaaaatggagATGggcatattaatatttcttatcttTGTGACTCAAGCACTACTTATTGTtggaaaagtaattttaatacacaatatTTTAAACCATGAGATGACATTGATATGTATGTCTGAATATGATGGCGGCGCTCTTGTATGGAATTATCGTACGTCAATTGTCG aTTATTATGGGATGAATGGACTTCAAAAGAGTGATATAATGTGTAAGATGAATGAAAATCGAGGATGCTTGGAGTCATGGACTAAACAAGATTGGAATCTTACAGATTCCTTATTAACACCTATGGGTCCAGTATTTGATCAACGATGGGAAA aatttcgGCAGTTTAATGTTCATGACTGGATGCCTAAAATTTTGACAACTAACTTTAATGAAGTAAAGCTTTCTTTTTCGGTTCGTACGACGGACAGCATAgtgatattaatttgcaaacGGGATTTTTGCTATTGGATCATAATAAATAGTTGGAATTATACACAACCTACCATTGGAAAATGTCCAATAAGAACCTCGACTGCAGTTTGTTTTTCACAACTATcacaaaaa ttaatacAGAACTCAGCGTCTGAATTTAAATGGCAAACGTTTGTTATTACATGGAATTTTGACATGggcaaaataattctttatgatACTGATAAGATTATTTACTCATATACAAATTTCCTTACaaagaaaattcaattaaaCTCATCGTCagacaataattattacatgttgGCTGCGAGCTCAGGTAAAGGGTCCATTCGATTGCATACAT ATAAGTTTTTGCATACAACTGTTGAGAATGCAACTTTAACGAgtccaatttttcaaatttatgacAAAGTGATATGTGTACAACTATTAGTTGGCCTTTGCGTTGAATGCGATGCACAAATAATATTGCGTGATTCCACGAACGATGCAGTATTAGTAATGGCAATAATAAAAGGCTCAACGAAAGCCGCAGTTCATGGCTTACCTATGTGGCAATCTGTCACTATCAAGGATAATTTGATCAACCATAGTAATAATAGGGTGATCATCCAATTAATTCCTAAACTCAATAATCATAATATCAATCCGTTGTGGGCGATAGCAAATGTTCGCCAGTGTCCTCCAAATG gaaCTTTGAGGAAAAATGTTATATCTTTTCACCACAAATCTATTGAACGACCAAACGTGacatgtcaaaaattattttacaatgaaCATGCTATCGTGAGTTCTAAATCAAGCATCAAATCAGATGTAAATCTAG ATGCGTCATACTGTCCCCTAGGAAAAATTGGGCCAAAGTGCTTAGTTTCCTGTAAATATGATTTGCAtaataactttaattgcaaAGGAATTCAAATTTGTTACGAAGATGGTTGCACGTGTGATGCAGGTTTTTCAGGAGCACATTGTTTTGATT caTGTGATTCAAATACATACGATTATAACTGCAGAAAAACATGTGGCTCATGTCTCTATAACGAAACGTTATCTAATAATCGGTGTGACACAAGAACTGGGATATGCAGTAACGGATGTAATAATACTAATACAGAATTTTACATTCCACCTTTGTGTCAAACAA GCATAGAGAAGCCAAATGCACCTACAATTATCTCAATAAACGAAACGGCTATTTGGATCATTGTTAATATAACGTGGAAAGACGAATACGAAGAAATACCGATTTATTACTCTTTTGTCATTCAA gaaCACATCAAATACAATCAGCAATCATGGAACAAGTTATTTCGAAATATGACACAAGtaacaaaacattttgaaaatgtgGAACCTGGATTTACTTATCATATTCGTCTAAGCTTAAATATTTCAGGTGTACAAATACACAGCGATTGGAAAGTAGTTGAGACTAAATGCAATC CGGCTGAAAACTTCGACATAACATCAGAAGAAAACGGCATGATAATTGAACAAATCAATTCAAAC CAATTATATTCATGTCCGGCAAGGTGGTATTATCTGGTAATTTACAATAAAGATACGAATGAAGAAGACGTTTCTACATTAGTTCCATCTTTTCCATATGAGTTTAAACATTTATCAGCATACACTTCTTTTAATGTGACTATATCTCACAAAAATCGcgtgttattttcaaaatcgatCAGCGTCAATAATGTTTCACCGACACTTTATGAAGCGTGGAAAGTACCCATTACGACTATTACATCAATCTTCGTCGTGATAGTAATAGCATCTTACTTGTACCGAAG AAAAAAACAACAATGGAATGAAGAACAAATACGAAACGAAATAGCTTTGTCGCAGGAATCCGTGAATTGTGAACACGAAACGACATTCAGAATATCGAATAGAATAGAATTCATGGGAGGTCTGTCTCATATTTATGAAAGTATATCTTCATTGCAGGCAAGTACTCCGGAAGCGTTGGTAACTGCTACCACGCACAGTGAAGAAGAGGAGGCGGAAATGGTATCATTGGTAAAGGTGAAAGATTTTGAGAAATATGTCAGACAAGCGATACAGTCAGGATTACTGGATAAGCAATACAAA gCAATAAAAAAGGTGATGAAGAACTATACGGATGATGCTTACCCCGACTACATTAACGCTAATTACATCACT ggttatcaaaaagaaaaacgttataTCGCCATGCAAGGGCCCGAACCAAATACTGTCACCGATTTCTGGCGCATGATTTGGCAAGAAAAcgttcttattatttgtatgttGACAAATGTAGTCGAAAATGAAAAG ACAAAATGCGAGCAATATTGGCCGCATATTGACAAAAAGATGAAGTATGGTGACATTActgtattaaacaaaaaacaaaatatttttgctgatTACTCTTTTAGAACTTTCCAAGTGACTTATAGAGAGGAAACTCGAAAG ATAGAACATTTACATTACACGGCTTGGCCGGACTACGAAGTGCCATTAAATACACACTCAGTAGTCACATACTTGAAGAAATTGTTATCGTTATCACCTGGAGATGGACCCATGGTAGTTCATTACAGTGGCGTTGAAAAAACAGGGATTATCATTTTGTGCGACATTTGTCTTCGTCGAGCAGCGGCCGACGGG AAAGTTGATGTTCTCGCCGAAACGATATCCATTAGAAGCGAACGAAATAACATGATTAATAATAAGCAACAATATCTCTATGCGCATTTGGTGTTAGTGGAATGTTGGTTTTCCATTTCAACTCCGTGTAATAAGATGTTAATTACGCGAATTAAGAAGTTGAAAGAACAATCGCTGGCTGTTCAGCAAAG ATTACAGGACACTGCATGGCAAGATGAAATCCTGGGACAAG ataaaGTGAGTAGAgtatatttgaagaaatatcCGATATCGGACGGGCAGAGTGATTATCTACCCGCCGTTTATGTAGACGGAGTAAAACTTCAGAATCAGTATCTAGCTACACAGCTTCCCATACAATCAACGTTCGAAACATTCTGGCGAATGATTGCCGAATACAAAGTTGAACTTATTGTCATGCTACAGCCGCCAGATCCT ACTTGCTGTGAGATTGCTCCTACAAGCGGTGAATTTGAACCAACCCCATATTTGCATATTACTGTGAAAGAAGTTGTGAAGGAGAAATGTTATAcatcacaaaaattattgcttgtTGATAATTTCGAG AAACCTAAAAGAAAGCAATATGTGACTATAACGTGTTTAACGGAATGGAAACCTGGACAAGATCAACCACTGCCTTCAGTGCGGTCAATGGTGACCTTTTGGCAAGCAGCTGAGTCCATCGCAAGAAGCAATGGACCCACTGTCACACTTTgcca TGACGGAGTAACTGGATGCGGACTCTATCTAGCATTGAGTTTCTTATTGGAACGAATGACTGTCGAAAAGGAATGCGATGTTTATTTAGCAGTGCGAGCTGTCAAACGATCAAGAACAGATTTTGTTCGTTCTATg gAACATCTGGAATATCTATATGATGCCGCGGTGACATATATGGAGTTTTTTCAAAACTATGcgaattttttgtaa